From Candidatus Binataceae bacterium, the proteins below share one genomic window:
- the recR gene encoding recombination mediator RecR yields MAASGKRPDGLPPAMTRLVRELSRLPGIGEKTAARLAFNLLARPRPEVIALAEALLEMKERVGLCSSCFGLSDSERCHICADPGRDPTVLCVVEGPADLMAIERSRSFQGLYHVLHGALAPLDGIGPDDLRINELIDRLKAGGEGAIVEVIVATNATVEGEATALYLARLLKPMGVRATRLARGLPVGGDLEYSDAATLTSAISGRREI; encoded by the coding sequence ATGGCGGCTTCTGGCAAGCGTCCTGACGGCCTGCCGCCGGCGATGACCCGGCTGGTGCGCGAATTGTCCCGCTTGCCGGGAATCGGCGAGAAGACCGCCGCGCGCCTTGCTTTCAACCTGCTCGCCCGCCCCCGCCCGGAGGTAATCGCACTGGCCGAAGCCTTGCTTGAAATGAAGGAGCGGGTCGGATTATGCAGCTCCTGTTTTGGCTTGTCCGACAGCGAGCGCTGCCACATCTGCGCCGATCCCGGCCGCGACCCCACTGTGTTGTGCGTAGTCGAGGGACCAGCCGATCTAATGGCGATAGAGCGCTCGCGCAGCTTCCAAGGCCTTTATCATGTGCTGCACGGCGCGCTCGCCCCATTGGACGGTATCGGTCCTGACGACCTGCGCATCAACGAGCTAATTGATCGGCTCAAGGCCGGCGGCGAAGGCGCAATTGTTGAAGTCATCGTCGCCACCAACGCCACGGTTGAGGGCGAAGCCACCGCCCTATATCTGGCCCGCTTGCTCAAGCCGATGGGGGTGCGGGCAACGCGGCTGGCGCGCGGACTGCCGGTAGGCGGTGACCTCGAATATAGCGACGCCGCCACGTTGACCAGTGCAATTTCGGGTCGGCGCGAAATCTGA
- a CDS encoding YbaB/EbfC family nucleoid-associated protein, with product MAQPDLSTIMQQAQALQDKLKQMQEDAASRTVEAQAGGGMVRVVVDGSMQVRSIQIEPALLNDAKMLEDLLLGAINDGLRRAQTLVAQEVGKLAGPLAGFKLPGME from the coding sequence ATGGCACAACCCGACCTTTCCACGATCATGCAGCAGGCCCAAGCCCTGCAGGATAAGCTTAAGCAAATGCAGGAGGATGCCGCCTCCAGAACGGTCGAGGCTCAGGCCGGCGGCGGCATGGTGCGGGTAGTGGTGGACGGTTCCATGCAGGTGCGCTCCATCCAGATCGAGCCGGCTCTGCTCAATGATGCTAAGATGCTCGAGGACCTGCTGCTCGGGGCTATCAACGATGGCTTGCGCAGAGCGCAGACCCTGGTCGCCCAGGAGGTCGGCAAACTGGCTGGCCCCTTGGCGGGTTTCAAGTTGCCAGGAATGGAGTAG
- the dnaX gene encoding DNA polymerase III subunit gamma/tau, protein MATMSDHLVLARKWRPERFADLVGQEQVTRTLAQALASGRIAHAFLFSGIRGVGKTTAARILARCLNCAQGPTPEPCGQCAACVEIRQGRALDVVEIDGATYRKIDDARSIIENLSYRPARDRFKIYIIDEAHQLTDQAFNALLKTLEEPPPHVKFILATTEPQKMPETILSRLQRYDFRRLPFAVIMARLRDLAQRENIAVDQGGLTLLAREAGGSMRDAERMLESALTLAEDGPLSENAVADTLGVASRARVYALTTAILERDAGAALNIVRELNERGANLAGLGRDLLETLRNLVIAKLPANGQAHALTNLPDHELEQVRKLAQQPSQRDLLRLFRLMAQAQEEILRSPYADLLLEMTVVRMASLAPVLDGDELARALAALGREAGPGGGPSGTPPGPSGAPAAPARRMRVEGEVRASAPARTPLPTPPSPARPGVNQALPELREHIRARKAALAGFMENGATLRLDDDLLRIIPASSIYVRYLADNRGVIGELAAEFYGRPIRVELAPVDASGGDAGIASAAPASPPEAPTAAPTPASAPGNPATPAADRDTIRKELFADPVVRQILDELEGRLVDVRRTVSGDDQSKS, encoded by the coding sequence ATGGCCACCATGTCCGACCATCTGGTTCTGGCGCGTAAATGGCGCCCTGAGCGCTTTGCCGACCTGGTCGGGCAGGAGCAGGTTACCCGCACCTTGGCTCAAGCGCTGGCGAGCGGCCGGATTGCACACGCCTTCTTATTCAGCGGCATTCGCGGAGTGGGCAAAACCACCGCCGCGCGCATTTTGGCCCGCTGCCTCAACTGCGCCCAAGGCCCGACCCCCGAGCCGTGCGGCCAATGCGCCGCCTGCGTGGAGATACGCCAGGGGCGCGCGCTGGACGTAGTCGAGATAGACGGCGCCACCTACCGCAAAATCGACGACGCCCGCAGTATCATCGAGAATCTCAGCTACCGGCCGGCGCGCGATCGCTTCAAGATTTATATCATCGACGAGGCCCATCAACTGACCGACCAGGCCTTCAACGCGCTGCTCAAGACTCTGGAAGAGCCGCCGCCCCACGTCAAATTCATCCTGGCGACTACCGAGCCGCAAAAGATGCCCGAGACCATCCTGTCCCGGCTGCAGCGCTACGATTTCCGCCGTCTCCCCTTCGCCGTCATCATGGCCCGCTTGCGCGATCTGGCCCAGCGAGAGAATATCGCCGTGGATCAGGGTGGCCTCACCCTGCTGGCGCGCGAGGCTGGGGGCAGTATGCGCGACGCCGAACGGATGCTGGAAAGCGCCTTGACCCTGGCTGAGGATGGCCCGCTGAGCGAAAACGCGGTAGCCGACACCCTGGGCGTGGCCAGCCGGGCACGCGTTTACGCCCTGACTACTGCGATTTTGGAGCGCGACGCGGGCGCCGCCCTGAACATCGTGCGCGAACTCAACGAACGCGGCGCCAACTTGGCGGGGTTGGGCCGCGATCTGCTGGAGACCTTGCGCAACCTGGTGATTGCCAAGCTGCCGGCCAACGGCCAAGCTCACGCCCTGACCAACTTGCCCGACCATGAGCTGGAGCAGGTTCGCAAGCTGGCCCAGCAACCTTCGCAGCGTGATCTGCTGCGGCTGTTTCGCCTGATGGCGCAGGCGCAAGAAGAGATTTTGCGCTCGCCCTACGCCGATCTGCTGCTAGAAATGACGGTGGTGCGGATGGCCAGCCTGGCGCCGGTGCTTGATGGGGATGAATTGGCGCGTGCGCTGGCCGCGCTGGGACGTGAAGCCGGGCCTGGGGGTGGGCCGAGCGGCACGCCCCCGGGCCCCAGCGGCGCACCCGCTGCGCCGGCACGCCGGATGCGGGTGGAGGGCGAAGTGCGGGCCAGCGCTCCGGCACGCACCCCACTGCCCACCCCGCCATCGCCCGCGAGGCCTGGAGTGAACCAAGCCTTGCCCGAGCTGCGCGAGCACATCCGCGCGCGCAAGGCCGCACTGGCCGGCTTCATGGAAAATGGAGCCACCCTCCGCCTGGACGATGACCTACTGCGCATCATCCCCGCCTCTTCGATTTACGTCCGCTATCTAGCCGACAATCGTGGCGTGATAGGTGAACTGGCCGCGGAATTCTATGGCCGCCCGATCCGGGTCGAGCTGGCGCCCGTCGATGCCTCAGGGGGAGACGCGGGGATAGCTTCGGCCGCCCCTGCTTCTCCCCCTGAAGCGCCCACAGCTGCCCCGACGCCAGCGTCCGCCCCTGGCAACCCTGCGACTCCAGCTGCGGACCGCGATACCATCCGCAAGGAACTTTTCGCCGACCCCGTCGTACGCCAGATCCTGGACGAACTCGAAGGACGTCTGGTCGATGTCCGCCGCACCGTCAGCGGCGACGACCAATCTAAATCCTGA
- a CDS encoding phosphoadenylyl-sulfate reductase, with amino-acid sequence MAEHNDRELMDELEAGEAAVELDDKEPQEVLSWAIERFGSRLGICSSFQADGCALIDMACRIDPTVRVFTIDTGRMPPETYQLIQQVRDRYGIAVEIFLPDSHVVEQMTTKHGINLFYHNVDARLLCCQVRKVLPLRRALVNFDAWITGLRRDQWATRSNIRKVEIDHDHGAIVKISPLADWTDEEVWDYLRAHDVPYNKLYDQGYKSIGCAPCTRSVKPGEDPRSGRWWWETGAPKECGMHCAIETGGFEHELAALLGGHGAAPMAGK; translated from the coding sequence ATGGCAGAGCATAACGATCGTGAACTGATGGACGAGTTGGAGGCGGGTGAGGCCGCCGTAGAGTTAGACGATAAGGAGCCCCAAGAGGTGCTGAGCTGGGCGATCGAGCGCTTCGGATCCCGCTTGGGTATCTGCTCCAGTTTTCAGGCCGACGGCTGCGCGCTGATAGACATGGCCTGCCGCATCGACCCGACGGTCCGGGTTTTCACGATCGATACCGGGCGAATGCCACCGGAAACCTATCAACTGATCCAGCAGGTTCGCGATCGGTATGGCATAGCGGTGGAGATTTTCCTTCCCGACAGCCACGTGGTCGAGCAAATGACCACCAAACATGGCATCAACCTGTTTTACCACAATGTCGACGCCCGGCTGTTGTGCTGTCAGGTACGCAAGGTTCTGCCCTTGCGTCGCGCGCTGGTCAATTTCGATGCCTGGATAACAGGCTTGCGGCGCGACCAATGGGCTACCCGTTCCAATATTCGCAAGGTGGAGATCGACCACGACCATGGCGCGATCGTCAAGATCTCGCCCTTGGCCGACTGGACCGATGAGGAAGTGTGGGATTATCTGCGCGCTCACGACGTGCCTTACAACAAGCTGTACGACCAGGGCTACAAGTCGATCGGCTGCGCGCCGTGCACGCGCTCGGTTAAACCCGGCGAGGATCCCCGCTCGGGCCGCTGGTGGTGGGAGACCGGCGCACCCAAGGAGTGCGGGATGCACTGCGCAATCGAAACCGGCGGCTTCGAGCACGAACTGGCGGCGCTGCTAGGCGGCCATGGCGCCGCGCCCATGGCAGGCAAATAA
- a CDS encoding antibiotic biosynthesis monooxygenase, with the protein MFAVIFEVQPRQERWEEYLGLARLLRPELEQIEGFIENERFVHQADGSRLLSLSLWDNEKALVRWRTVPLHHEAQERGRREILADYHLRVGEVIGDSARPPIDLLAGQRFDVTQSGAAPVATISIVVPPARSLPEVGEASAAITCDRFTSLTTEGKELVLRGWRETEAAVDWERALGRKSDLIRHLRVRIIRDYGMVDRREAPQYFPPVPARPNPK; encoded by the coding sequence GTGTTTGCGGTGATTTTTGAAGTCCAACCGCGCCAAGAGCGTTGGGAAGAATACCTGGGGCTGGCTCGCCTGCTGCGGCCTGAGCTGGAGCAAATTGAGGGTTTTATCGAAAACGAGCGCTTTGTGCATCAGGCCGACGGCAGCCGCTTGTTGTCGCTGTCGCTGTGGGACAATGAAAAGGCTCTGGTACGTTGGCGCACGGTACCGCTCCATCACGAGGCCCAGGAGCGCGGCCGGCGTGAGATTTTGGCGGACTACCATCTGCGCGTCGGTGAAGTGATTGGGGATAGCGCGCGGCCGCCGATCGATCTACTGGCCGGCCAGCGCTTTGACGTTACTCAAAGCGGGGCCGCGCCGGTAGCCACAATCAGCATCGTCGTGCCGCCCGCGCGCTCGTTGCCCGAAGTTGGGGAAGCTTCGGCGGCTATTACCTGCGATCGGTTCACCAGTCTGACCACCGAGGGTAAGGAGCTGGTGCTAAGGGGGTGGCGCGAGACGGAGGCGGCGGTGGATTGGGAACGAGCCCTAGGGCGCAAGAGCGACCTGATTCGTCATCTGCGGGTGCGCATCATCCGCGACTACGGGATGGTGGATCGACGCGAGGCCCCGCAATACTTTCCACCCGTTCCCGCGCGGCCAAACCCGAAGTAG
- a CDS encoding Rrf2 family transcriptional regulator produces MRFGVAVDYSLKALLMLAERYPALTPLRAETIAAAQNIPENYLRRLLIELKRGGLVLSQKGPSGGYLLARPPGRITMAEVVEIIEGDYVPVECLEEGGNSPCRREDACAMREVWREVRDQVVAILRRTTLESLATRRKNAFTFQI; encoded by the coding sequence ATGAGATTTGGGGTTGCGGTGGACTATTCCCTCAAGGCCTTGCTGATGCTTGCCGAGCGTTATCCGGCGTTGACTCCGTTGCGGGCGGAGACGATCGCGGCGGCCCAGAATATCCCTGAAAATTACTTGCGCCGGCTGCTGATCGAGCTTAAGCGGGGTGGTTTGGTGCTCAGCCAGAAGGGGCCCAGCGGCGGCTATCTGCTGGCGCGCCCGCCGGGCCGGATCACGATGGCCGAGGTGGTAGAGATTATCGAAGGCGACTATGTGCCGGTAGAATGTTTGGAGGAGGGGGGAAATTCGCCCTGCCGGCGCGAGGATGCCTGCGCGATGCGCGAGGTGTGGCGCGAGGTCCGCGACCAGGTAGTTGCGATCCTGCGCCGTACCACCTTGGAAAGTCTGGCCACTCGGCGCAAGAACGCTTTCACGTTTCAGATCTGA
- a CDS encoding nitrite/sulfite reductase, with product MPKREPPSWETVLKRNSAEKLKRELFPTELWGQWQRLVETSYEKLPEEDIVRLQWYGLYHDKPKIGTFMMRVKVPGGILSPAGLRALGEISERYGQGSGELTTRQNIQIHHITLDHFQEVFLRLKEAGLTTLGGCGDVVRNITGCPLAGVDQEEFFDTTGLLAEAARFFYGNPEYSDLPRKHKITLSACPYQCNAPEINCIALVGLLREGRPGFAIRVGGGLSSTPRLSRHLGVFITPEQALPVLRAIIDVWRSTTEYRISRVKARLKFMIDDYGVEDFRKLVEARLGYQLDTLDELPLPDRDSDHMGIREQKQPGLLSVGFPVYLGLMSGAQMSRLAAVVEGYGGDIRLTRRQNFILTAVPRTRLDQIVAEVAEIGFALDVNGLYASSIGCIGDPHCNYAVTPTKEKLATLLERLTTQFGDQVANLKLNLDGCPHACAQHWTGDIGLQGTTTRGPNGEPREAFDIILRGGLGKEAAIGKPVLRRVLSSQVEDYVSRLFAGYLAQRQPEESFTSFCKRLSDEALVGIAQAAPSATEAIA from the coding sequence GTGCCAAAGCGGGAGCCCCCGAGCTGGGAAACCGTGCTCAAACGCAACTCGGCGGAGAAGCTCAAGCGCGAGCTGTTCCCGACCGAATTGTGGGGTCAATGGCAGCGTCTGGTCGAGACCTCGTACGAAAAGCTGCCCGAGGAAGACATCGTCCGCCTGCAGTGGTATGGACTCTACCACGACAAGCCCAAGATCGGGACCTTTATGATGCGCGTAAAGGTGCCCGGAGGAATCCTGAGCCCGGCCGGGCTGCGCGCGCTCGGAGAGATTTCCGAGCGCTACGGCCAAGGCTCGGGAGAGCTGACGACGCGCCAGAACATTCAAATTCATCATATCACCCTGGATCATTTCCAGGAGGTTTTTCTGCGGCTCAAAGAAGCTGGCCTGACCACTTTGGGCGGTTGTGGCGACGTGGTTCGCAATATCACCGGTTGCCCGCTCGCGGGGGTGGACCAAGAAGAGTTTTTTGATACCACCGGATTGCTAGCCGAAGCGGCGCGGTTCTTTTACGGCAATCCTGAATACTCGGATTTGCCGCGTAAACACAAGATCACCCTCTCCGCTTGTCCCTATCAGTGCAATGCGCCTGAGATCAACTGTATCGCGCTGGTGGGCCTCCTGCGCGAGGGCCGGCCGGGATTTGCAATTCGGGTTGGCGGCGGTTTGTCCTCCACCCCGCGGCTCTCGCGCCATCTGGGAGTCTTCATTACGCCCGAACAAGCGCTGCCGGTGCTGCGCGCGATTATCGACGTCTGGCGCTCGACTACCGAATATCGGATTTCGCGCGTCAAAGCGCGCCTGAAATTCATGATCGACGACTACGGCGTGGAAGACTTCCGCAAACTGGTAGAGGCGCGCCTGGGTTACCAACTCGACACGCTCGATGAGTTGCCGCTGCCCGATCGCGATAGCGACCACATGGGCATCCGTGAACAGAAGCAGCCCGGCCTGCTCTCGGTCGGCTTCCCGGTTTACCTAGGACTGATGAGCGGCGCGCAGATGAGCCGCTTGGCCGCGGTGGTGGAGGGGTATGGCGGTGACATCCGGCTGACCCGCCGGCAAAATTTCATCCTCACCGCCGTACCGCGGACGCGGCTGGACCAAATTGTGGCGGAGGTGGCCGAAATCGGTTTCGCGCTGGATGTAAACGGGCTTTACGCTTCCTCAATCGGCTGTATCGGCGACCCCCACTGCAACTATGCAGTGACTCCGACCAAGGAAAAGTTAGCCACGCTGCTTGAGCGGCTGACCACCCAGTTCGGCGACCAGGTCGCCAACCTCAAGCTCAATCTCGACGGCTGCCCACACGCCTGCGCCCAGCATTGGACCGGCGATATCGGCCTGCAGGGCACCACCACGCGCGGGCCCAACGGCGAACCACGCGAAGCCTTCGATATCATTTTGCGCGGCGGGCTGGGCAAGGAGGCGGCGATCGGCAAGCCGGTCCTGCGCCGGGTACTCTCAAGCCAAGTCGAGGATTACGTCAGCCGGCTGTTCGCTGGCTATCTGGCCCAACGCCAGCCCGAAGAGAGTTTCACCAGCTTTTGCAAACGCTTATCCGACGAAGCCTTGGTCGGAATCGCACAGGCGGCGCCGTCCGCCACTGAGGCTATCGCTTAG